A single Anopheles arabiensis isolate DONGOLA chromosome 2, AaraD3, whole genome shotgun sequence DNA region contains:
- the LOC120898260 gene encoding guanine nucleotide-binding protein G(f) subunit alpha: MLLIDCFRRPSHELQARKKQSSKEVVQMRKLYRDPVKVLLLGAGESGKTTIIKQMRILHIQNSYSFDERLEKLSDIYENIHESIYELVRQVVLLELEFDSIANQRCAEYILRMGPQAPWNLSAEYVRCVRRLWSDAGVKRCYKRSNEFQLIDSAKYFLDRVEKISMPGYIPTNGDILNCRKTTTGIQEVRFNVRMPGSLGGGTQEFRMFDVGGQRHHRSKWMQAFEGVQAVLFLISCGGFDQTLREDPKQNRLAEGFELFRGVWHNRFLAETGVIVFMNKQDVLEQKLLAGQSIRTYFPDYDDYVAFADKDQLYDELTRTRSFIRSKLVDITNEPPRRTSHLVGRKRTCYFHFTIATDTQNVRTVFNDVHNIILTKNLSKMDLL, translated from the exons ATGCTGCTGATCGATTGCTTCCGTCGGCCGTCGCACGAGCTGCAGGCGCGGAAGAAGCAATCCTCCAAGGAGGTGGTCCAGATGCGCAAGCTGTACCGCGACCCGGTcaaggtgctgctgctcggcgcGGGCGAGTCGGGcaaaaccaccatcatcaaGCAGATGCGCATCCTGCACATACAGAACAGCTACAGCTTTGA TGAACGGCTGGAGAAGCTGTCGGACATCTACGAGAACATACACGAGTCGATCTACGAGCTGGTGCGGCAGGTCGTACTGCTCGAGCTGGAGTTCGACTCGATCGCCAATCAACGGTGCGCGGAGTACATCCTCCGGATGGGTCCCCAGGCGCCCTGGAATCTCTCGGCCGAGTACGTCCGGTGCGTACGACGTCTCTGGTCGGATGCCGGTGTGAAGCGGTGTTACAAACGCTCGAACGAATTTCAACTGATCGACAGTGCGAAGTA CTTTCTCGATCGCGTGGAAAAGATCTCAATGCCCGGGTACATCCCGACGAACGGGGACATCCTAAACTGCCGCAAAACGACGACGGGTATACAGGAGGTGCGGTTTAACGTGCGCATGCCCGGCTCGCTCGGCGGCGGTACGCAGGAGTTCCGCATGTTCGATGTCGGCGGGCAGCGGCACCACCGCAGCAAGTGGATGCAGGCGTTCGAGGGCGTGCAGGCCGTGCTGTTCCTGATCTCGTGCGGTGGGTTCGACCAGACGTTGCGCGAAGACCCGAAACAGAACCGGCTGGCGGAGGGGTTCGAGCTGTTCCGGGGCGTCTGGCACAATCGCTTCCTGGCGGAGACGGGCGTGATTGTGTTCATGAACAAGCAGGACGTGCTGGAGCAGAAGCTGCTGGCGGGCCAATCGATCCGGACGTACTTCCCCGACTACGACGACTACGTGGCGTTCGCGGACAAGGACCAGCTGTACGATGAGCTGACGCGGACGCGCTCCTTCATCCGGTCGAAGCTGGTG GACATTACAAACGAACCACCGCGAAGAACGTCGCATCTTGTGGGGCGCAAACGGACCTGCTACTTCCACTTCACCATCGCCACGGACACGCAGAACGTGCGCACCGTTTTCAACGATGTGCACAACATCATACTGACGAAAAACCTTTCCAAGATGGATTTACTTTAA